The window TCACCATGCAGTTCAGCCGTGGTAGCGGTGTTGGTTGGCATCATCATATCACATTCTTCCAGAGAGCCGCACGCATCGACATTCGACATGCTTGTTGCATAAGGCGCTCATCGACGAGAGATACTCTCGGATGCAGGAACACGCATAACCGCAAATGTAGCAGAGCTCGGAATCTCACACAGTTTCCTTTGGGCCAGGTACTTTCTGCGCTGCATGTACGGAACCTTTTGGACGATGTTGGGCCTTCCGAGGCAGCAAAGGACCAACCAGACGGGATCGTCTAGCCATGCCAAGGATAGTTGATTCCAAAGAGAGCCACGGCGGGAGCATGAAACCTTCCTCTTTACTGATCCGGGACCCTTTTTTGGCTCCCGGCAATCGTTTTTGGGCACCAGGAGCCGTGGGGATGGAGATGCAATGAACGAGCATGGTTAGATGTTCGACGCTGATGCCGGCCTTTTTTTTTCAACGGATGTAAGCAGTGTGTCCttatttacttgtacttgcacctattGAACCTGTGCCAGGCAACTCACATACATTAATCAACAAAGTGCCTGGGCTGCGTGTGCAATGGTGGCTACAAGTCTGGAGTAGGTGGCCGGTTCATGCAAGAGCTCCTGCTCTGGCGCATTTCTTGTACCGCCGCGAAGTAAgcatacttactgtgctccgtacggagtacttactgtacttacacctatacaagtacagctacatgtacgtacaagcacctgcaagtaataatgctggacggagtactccgtacggagggcAGGCATGGAGTAATAACACCcagcatgtactctgtactgtacagtaattacatgtactatgCGGAGTAAGCACATGTGCAAATGGTGtaagtatacggagtaagcacATGTGCAAATGGTGCTAATGTGCAAATGGTGTTAatgtatgtacttgttgtcttgtacggggtacggagtaattactccgtactgtacttactgcagtTGTATTACGGATAATGAGAAGCGGAGATGGATCCTTACTGGTTGGTCCCTTTTCCCCCGCCCCCTCATGGATcctaagcaagtacattcTCTCAGCGTGTGGCGGGCGCGGTATGAATCCAATACCagcattacggagtaatacggagtagttgtacagtaagtacagtacacagaagtgcgcatgtacttgcagtacgtgtactgtagtattTACTTGCCTACATTAAATTACATGCACCATCATGTCAGGTTAACTTAACTTGTACCTGTGAAGCTgggcgcaagtacttgtactctgctgatacggagtaatatacCGTACATTCATGCTTCATTTAGTGCCTTAGTACCTCGTACCTACCGTGGTAGTttgcacagcaagtacctgcatcACTGCTGTAACAGCGCATGCCTTTCGATTGACTCGTGTTGGTTTGGCCCTTTTCGTAGTACTTTCAGCACGCATGGTACCCAGACGCTACTAGTAAGTATACCATCttgtaacagtactacttacttgtacggcatGCATGGTATGAACACCGATCTGCAGATGCAGGTAGGCCTTTGTTCCTGACGGATGCTCCTCGTGGCATGGTATTCCAAGAAGCGGACGCGTGGCGATGACTTGAGCAGtcatgtgcttgtacgcaTACCTAGACGACGCTGAAGTTCACGTCGTCGGCATACATGTTTGCTTTCTTCTCGTTGGCCATGTCTCGGCTTGAAACAACAGTCTCGGTGCGAGCACTGGTGCGCGTACAAGGTCGGCACGACACCAGGACGGTGCTGATCCTGTCGTACACCGAAAGTGAAGCACGACACCGCGCAGAGTGCGAGAGAAAAAAGTCGTCACGGCGGCGCTGCTCAAGGGAATCGGAAGGCAAGGAGCGGGACTGTAAAGGGTGCCGCGGAAATGCAGCTTGTCGACCGACCGTAGCGCATGCTGCGTCGACACGTGTCGGCGACGTGGCCGTGCGCGACTGTGCGGTGAAGGGAAGCGCACGACTGCGGACAGAAGCCCAACGATACGCCAACAGCAGTGCTGCTACCCAAGTGCGAGCACATGGCAAGTTCGTattcatgtactccgtgcggagcacagcaagtactggtaTGACGGAGAATGGACGCCGTTGCGGCGAGCTCCCAACACTGGAATTACTCGGCACTAGGCGCCCAGAGCAATAAGTGTTCatgtaatacggagtacggaacacggagtactgtacatggtaATACAGCAATCACACGGCAAACTGTACCACCCACCACTTACCTTGCgtgttgtacggagcattgcTCAGTACGGCCCCaattcctcgccgcctgtcTCTGATGCATCCCCTGCCCCCTCGGCTCGGGCGCGATGAGCAGCACCATGCGATCGATCCTAACAGTCCCGGCAGCGAGACGAGCCTTGCATTTGCTCTCCCCTTTACAGGCCGCTCTCTGTATACCTGCATCCTCAGACCCGGCTGCGAGTGGCTTGAGAGGCCGTGCCAGGTCGGGCCGCAAACACTTCCTGGTGGCCCCAATCAGGCCATACCGGGTGCCTTGGTACTCGTACTGCCgtggtacctagtagtacttactgtactttctCCGGAGACTCATGGACACTGTCGGCGGCAACAAGATCAATAGCCGGTACGGGATTTGGATTTGGGCAACGGTTTCGACCATAAGGTGCCTATTCATCAGCGTGCAAGTACCGGCACCATCGGCGCGAGGGATACGATACGCCTCTGCTGTGCGGCTGCGGCGATGATACCATGCGTACCACCGCACCATCATTAGTATCCAGCATGATGGTTTTACGACTAGTGCACATGTagacgtacggagtactgcggCGCATGGTTCTGATACCACCTCagctgcacatgtaagtacagtaagtactgggCAGTGGTACGGACACGCCAAGGCAaacatgtacgagtactaggtactttgCACACATGGACGTGTAATACAGGATAcgttgtacacctacatgtacttggttgtagctgtagttgtgcagtaCTTTGGTGCCTCGAGCGGGCCCCCCAAATGTCAGCATAGCCCCAGCGTCTGCCACTCAAATATTAGTTGGAACGCAACGTGTGTGGGCATGCTTTGAGGGACGGAGGTTTCCTCGTTCTCCAATCCCAGCGGCTGCTGAACGCCATCCGCAGCAGCAAGGGTGCCTGCTAATACTCCCACCTGGTTAGCAGCACATGTTGGCGAGCcaggcgggcgacgacgtggcGGAAATGCAGACTGCTCTCGCCATTATTCAGGTGCTTGACACAGTTCCATTCGCAGTAGAAACGTAATACCGCGTACGCctgccttgcttgcctgccgAAATACCGTACGCCGACTCCATTCTCCAACATGGACGTACTTAGaacggagtaggtgtacagtgaCGCCGGAGGACCactggcctcggcctccacGTCCCCTTCCTGTTTGCGACATCTCACTCGCGTAGCCCAGGCGCCAAACTCTCGCCTCCACGATGTACCGGGTACGTCTTTATTGCTACAAGGTAGAGTCTggctacatgtacaagtacttggtagtgCGTGCACGAGAACACTTGGCTGCCtagccgtacggagtacttgattactgtacatgtggtTGGTGGGGATTgagtaccgtacaagtaagtacacctccagtgcacagtaagtacgcggacatgtgcagtacttgggcaAGCCAATGgttactaggtattactccgtactgtactaataTACACATGTACCTCAGTACGAACAGTGctttagtacctacctaagtacctaggtacgtAGTACTTACCAACCTTCAGTACTACGCACCCGTCTTTGCACCCGCTGTCTCGACCCCGTCCACGCGGTTCCGTGGCGTGAACATCTCGTTTTACTGGCTGTATGTTATGGCACGCAGAATTTAACGCCTTGATTCGGGCACTGGCAGCCGTGCTACGAGCCAACTCATTGGCGGGATTGAGTCTCGCAATGCCTAATGATGCAGCACCAGCATCCAACGGCGTCATACCATCCATACCattctacggagtactaggtgccATGTTACCGCCTTCCCCCCATGTCGTGGGTTCAAGTACCACCACGCTCGTGCTATGCCTGAATTCGTCCTCGCAGTATTAATGCTCGCCAGCGTTGTCTGTACCCGTATATTCCTTGGTACTGGTActtactaataatactacgtacggagtactagtacaagtatgcagGGCCAGGGCTCAGCTTCGCCCATCCCTCTTGCCCTCGTCCCACTCGGGTTCGGAAGTCCTACCTGCCCGCCTGCGCCCGTCCCACTCTGGCCTGCAGCACACCAGTCAGCGCTGGTCGACCAGGTACGTATCCCTCCAGCTGACCCACCCTCACTGCCCTTCCGCTCCTTCTTCCCTCAACCGAGTACCGTGCATCGTACTTGCATCGAACTGTACTAGTATCTCTCTGTACTCTTCCGTCCCGTTCCCCGTAATGCTGCTTCCtctctccgcctcctcctcctcctttcTTCGTCAATTCATCATCCACGCCCGCGGCACGCTCAACACAGAATCCTGAAGCGCCCGCGAGCCAGTTCCTTCCCtctttcctcctccttctccccctcatcttctctctctctctctctctctctctctctctctctctttCTCACTCTCTCGCATATtctctcgctcgctcgctcgctctcgctctctctcgctctctctCGTCCACaccctcatcctcgccctcccccGTCTCCCTCTCTTCATTTCCCCAGCTTCTTCGTTTCGTCGACCACCTCCGGCATCGCTTTCTCTGCTTCTTcttcggccgcctccttctttTGCTTCGTCCCTGACCGCCTGCACGTTCTCGGAAATCAACGGCATACCCAACGCAGCCGTCATCGCGTTGCCTGCCGTCCACGACTGCGACTGAAAGTTTGACGGGCCGGCCTTGCGCTTGCTCACCATGAATAAGCTGGCCAACATGCGTCACTGGTCCGAGAGGATGAGCCCCAACTTCGGCATGGGTCGTCCCAACATGCCCATGAACAACAACAACCTGAACTCGCACCCAAAGAATGCACCACAACTGGGCGGTCCCATGAACGTGGTCCAACCCGCCGATGCCACGATCCACTACTCGTTCAACGTCCCCCTCGCCTCCGACCTCGCCGGTCCCAACACGGAGGACATCGTGCACGCCAccaccgacgccgtcctccgcTGGACCCATCCCGAAGACGCTCCGGACGACGTCCAGGTGCACGAGCTGCCCGTCCATGCCCAGAATCTGACACACCTGCGTCAGCTGTGCGCCGACCTCTGTCTCGGTCCTCTACCCATCGATGCTCACGTGCTGTCGACGTCACCCAAGAACGGCAGGGGCCAGCAGGTCACCACCGTCTGTCTGACGGGCACCCCTGAGCTGGTGAACAAGAGCCGGGAAACCATACTGAACGAGATTCCCATCTCCATGGTGCGTTGCCCCGATGCGGCCCGCCACTTTTGGCTCGTTGAAGCGCGACGCAGTGGGTACTAACACCCCGCCAGCGGTGCACTACCATCGACATTGATGGAAACTTGGTCTGCGATGTCCAAGCCGGCGCTCTCAAGAAGCCCGTTGTGGAGACGCTCGACTACATCTCGAGCTTTTGCGGCGTCGACATCTTCTTGCTCGGCCCGAAGCTGACGCCCATGGTGGATGGCATGACGGGCGACTCGGAGATGCGCATGGACCAGCGATGGAGAGTGGCCATCTACGGCGACATGCTGTCGTCGGAGCATGCCAAGGCCCGCGTTCTGATCCACATCGACACGCTGGTAATTTCCAACCCCGTCCTCTCGCTTGATGCCCCCATGCTGATGAGTGCATGCGTCATAGctcggccgcatcgtcgacatcgtcaaGGTCGAACTACCCCTCCACCAGATTATCTGTGGCCGTCACCGGAAAAACATCAAGCTCATcgagtcgtcgacgggcacCGCCATCTACTTCCCTCCCCTGTTTTCGCAGATGTATCTCTACTGTCCCCAGAATGCCAATCGTCGAGACCCGTCCGACATCTTCATCACCGGCGACAGCCcgcaggccgtcgacatggcgaAGCAGAAGCTTCACGAAACCGTCCTGCGGACCCGGCTCTACCTCAAGGATGTCACCATTCCGGCTGCCAAGATTGACAGCATCCTCTTGGGCAGGCTGGACAAGGTGCGAAAGATTCTCGAGGCCAACGGCACATACATCATGTTTCCCCCCCTGGCTTCTCAGCGCACCATGGTCCGCGTTCAGGGCAGCGAGGGGCTTCCCGTCGAGCGCACCGTGCGGGAGCTCATGTCTTTGGTAAGCCGTGAAATGCGACGCATCCCCAtccctcgagctcgagctaATCCACTCTAGGCCGGTCAATTCTACGCTGCCGGGTGGTACACGCAACTGCCCGACCAGAGGCAGATTCccaacctcgacgagacCAAGACGATGCTGGGCGAGATTTGTGCCAATTCGGATGCCGACATTTCGTTTGACAAGATGAACTTCTCCGTCTCCGGCTCGGATGACGCCGTCAAGTCGGCCTTGAGCGTCATATCCGACCTTCGATTGGTGACGCAGGCTTCATGCCAGATTCGCGTCAAGATTGAGCTTGCCAACGAGCACAAGGAATTTGTTAGCGGCAAGAAGAATGGCAAGATCAACAAGATTATGGGTCAGAGTACGTGGCAGTCCCTCCACCTTCTGACATTGCGTCTAACGCTTCTTTGCAGGCAACGTCCAGATCATATTTGACGGCTTCAACGAGTACAACTTCAACATCGACGTGATGGCGGCCAGCTACGACTCGATGAAGCAGGGTCTCGCCTTGGTCGAGCAGGAGATGCCGGCGTCCATCTCGTTTCACGTACCCGACCAGTATCACAAACGCATCATTGGTATTGGTGGCCAGCACATCCAGCGAATCATGAAGAAGCATTCCGTCTTTGTCAAGTTTTCCAACGCCATGGATAGAGGTAACGGCGCTCTTCTTGATGTGGGCGATTTTTGTTTTGCTGACGATGCCAGGAGGCATGTGCCGAGAGGATGACGACATCAAGGTTGACAACGTTATTTGCCGCACGCCTGCTCGCAACGCGCAAAATCTGGACGCCGTCAAGAATGAGATCCTAGAGATGGTGGATCGTGCGGTCAGTGGTCATCGTGACTTGCAACCCACGAACGATGCTGATGCCGGGAAATAGGACTCCGAGTACACCTCGCAGGTTGCCAGCGTCGATCGCCTCTATCACCGCGAGCTCATTGCGCGTCTGCCCCAGATTGATGAGCTGGAGCAAAAGTACAACTGCAAGATCAACTTTCCCAGCACCGAGGAGGCGAGCGACGAAGTCACGGTCACCGGCCCGCAGTGGCAGGTGCCCCATTGCGTGGACGAGTTTTTGGGCATGGTCCCCGACAAGCACGAGCTTGTGCTGGCCCAGACGGTGGAGCTTGCGAAGTTCCTTGAATCGCCCGACTTCGCCAACGAACTCGTCGTCAAGCTCAAGGCTCAGTACGAAGTCGAGGTCACCGTCCGCCAGACGTCTGACGACGTCGTTGAGGACGGCAAGTCGACCGTCACGCTCGTGTGGGGCTTCACTCGCAACAATGCCGGCGGGCTTCGAGATGCCATCGACTTTGTCCAGGCGCAGCTTGCGGCGGGTGGTGTCGAGGCCAACATCGTCAACGGAGCCATTCCGCGTCCAAAGTCGGACTCGTTCGAAGACTCGCTGCCCTATTTCGACTCGAAGCTGCTCCAGCACGCCCCGGCTTCGCTTGTCGTCGACTCGCCCATCAAGGCCGCCTTTGGAGCCGAGGTTGGCCGCGAGCGCAGCAGCATCCTCGACAGGCTTCGCAAGCCGGGCAGTATGacgtccatctcgtcgttCCTCGACCGCAGAAAGAACAGTTCGCACTCCATCAACGCCAACTTCTTCAAGGGGTCGAGCAACGTCTCCAAGTCGTCGCTCATCTCCATCGAATCCACGCGCAGCTTCAACGCCGATCTCAACGCTGATCGGAATCCCTGGAACGACAGCGGCGTGAACCTTCCCGATGACGATCACCCCTGGGCGCCGCGACCCATCAGCAAGCACATGGACAACAAGCTGGCCATTCCGCTACCCGGCGATGCGACGCCACGCCACGGAGCCCGCGCGTCGGCAGACAGCGGGCGCCCTTCTACTTCCCATTCTATCAATTCTGGATACCCCGCCCCCGTTGGGCCTTTCCGTTAGATTCATCGAGTTAGAATCTCTTGCGTGCGAATACCCCAGCTGGATACAACCTAGCGAAACCTATACCCTGAAACGTCTGACGGTCGTCAGGCGAACCCGCGTCCGTTCATTTGCGTCGCGTTGCTTTTTGATGTTTCTTGGAGCTCTTGTGCCCCTGTTTGTTGCGTCGCGGATGTCTGAACGAATTTGGTTTTGGCTTATCGACGGGTGGTGTCGCTCTTGACGAATGATGTCCACTCCTTATACCCATGTGCACGATCAAAAGATGAGGCCAAAAACAAAGAAAATACCCCAGGACTGTGAGCGGATGATCTGTTGGCAATCAGAGGAAGGATCTgttagggggggggggggggggggggagaccTGGCGCTTGAGAGAAGCGAGAAAATGCAAACTTTCGTGTCGGAGGTGCTTCATTATATACGCAGAGGCCGCTCGGTGTGCGCCCTGGTGGTGctcgacggagacggagatgTTTCTGATTTCGTTTACAGGGGGTATAGAAGATGGGCCAACGGTGGAAAGCAGTATAGCGCAATTGAAGGGATTCAAAAGACACTCCCATCCGCCGCCCCGTGGCGTCTGATCTGGGTGTTGCAGGTTGTCGAATCGTGTGTTTTTTTGGCGATGTCCGTACGGGACGGTCGTAAGTCTGGTCTTCGTGTCGAGCACTCATGATGAGGCGGAGACAATGTCAATCCAACGGGCTGCATTGGAGACATGCGACATGGGCATTTGTAGGGCACGCGCGGTGAAGCGAAGATGAAGTACTATTTTGACGTGATCCGTCGGTGGTATCTAAATGCTAACGATGCAGGCGACACAGAAATCATGTACAAGGTATGGTCGATCGACCAGTCGAATGGTTATGATGCGATTTAGGCCAGCAGGGGCCCAACTCGTACCCGCTCACGGTTCTCCTTGGCGTCGGCTGCCCACGCCTGTCTCTCGCGCCTACGCTGCTCCGCCTCAATCTTTGTATATTGGCCGCGGGCGCCGTGCTTGAGCTTGGTGATCATGTCAGCGGCCTTGCCCTTGgtgaggtcggcggcggtcaaggccttgcccttgccgcgTAGACGGTTGACAAAGTCCAGCTGGCCCTGGGTGGGAGGTAGGCTCCTCCAGGATTGGTAGCGATGTATGAAGGTGTGAGGAAAGGCGTTGGCGGCGTAGCTATCGGCACCGTGGACGGCGTCGTTGAACGTCGCAGCCGTGAGAATCTCTCTCGGGGCGGCGAACGGAGACTTGGAGATGCCGGCGGGGAGGGCACGAATTTCTAGTGCACGGTACGTTGGCGATGCGCTGCTTGTCGGTGCCGATCCGGCAATACGTTCTATCCGGATATAGGACCCGCTTGGTGCGGACAGCACGAAGCGCTCGGGTCCAACCTGAACCCAGGCATTCTGGCTAACGGTGCGGATGTGACGCTCGCCGGATGTGTCGGCGATGAGGTCGATGACCGACGAGTAATCGGTAAAggtgacggccgtcgaggagctggcACCTGGAGACGGACCGCCAGCGTGCGCGTCTTGCTGCCGGCCTGCTTCTGCCGATTCGAGATCTTTCATTCTGCGCATGTCGCCGGCAGaggccttgtcgacgagtTCGTTGGGGTCAAGGCCGAACAGGGTGGGCGTGGTGACAATGCCGGTGGCGAGGCTTGAGACAAGATCGATGACATGGCAGTTCTCCTTGCCCGGGTGCAACCGCATGCCTCGGCCAATCATCTGGACGAGGAGGTTCCTGGACCTCGTTGGCCTCGCGAGGACGATGCAGTCGACGTTGGGGATGTCTGTGCCTTCCGTAAAGACGCCACAATTGACGAGTACGGGAAATTTGCCCTCCTTGAAATCGTCGAGAATTTTGGCTCGCTCCATCTTGGGGGTGTCACCGGTGACGAAGCGGGCGTCGAAGCCAAGCTCTCGAAACTTGCTGGTCAGACCGGAGACGTGGGCCAGATCAACGCAAAAGACGAGCGTCGACTTCCTTTCCGGAGCCTTGGCCAGCCAACTCCGGACGGTAATGTCGTTGACTTCGTCTGTGTTGACGACCTTGGACAGCTCGCCGGTCTGAAAGTCCCCGAAGGCGCCGCTCTTGACCTTGGACAGGTTGGCGGATGACTCGACGGTGGTGAATATGACGTCGGACAACCATTTATCGGCAATCATGTCTATGTAGTCCCTATGGTAGACaatctcgtcgatggcggccccGAGCTTGACTCCGTCGAAGCGCGAGAAAGTCGCGGACACGCCGATGAGCGAGGGAGAGTCCTTCTGTTTGCGGTCGAGCCCGAAATGTTTGAGGGTCTTGAGGTAGCCCGGGGCGACAATGTGatgggcctcgtcgacgaggacgagcttgAAAGTGGACGGGTCAAACTTTGCAAGGCGGTCTTTGGAGACGAGGCTCTGGACGCTGGCCAAGGTGATGTCACTGGTGCCGGATGCGTGGAGGGAGCCCATCTCGATCTCGATCGTCTTGTCAGGGTACGCAAGCTGACAATGCCtggcggcctgctcgactAGCTCACGGCGGTGGGCCAGAATGAGGGTGCGGTCGCCTCCGTTGGGGTGCGCGTGAATGCGGTCAATGAGCTGGGTGAAAATAACCTAGCGGGAGGAACATGAACGGTCAGATGAGGGCTATTCGACTGGACATATCGCCTACAGTTTTACCGCTCCCAGTTGCGAGCGAAATGCCAATGCGTTTATGGCCGCGCTTGAGGGATGAAAGCACAGATTTGATGCACTCTTGCTGGTAGTCTCGCAGCTTCGGTTTGCTGTTGGGCACCGACTGGCGCAGCGTTGCGGCCGGCCTGAAGCAAAAGAGATTCCATCTGAGCGAGATCGGCCCCACGACTGAGCGGAAGGCGCATCTTGCAACGGTACGTAGCATCGTACATGTTGCGATGCTAGAGATGAGAATGTAGCTGTCGCGCCACAAGATAGAAAAGATGGAagacggggagggggggggggggttcaaATCGAAGTTTTGATACCAAATTGACATATGGAGTCGCGTCGCAGGTTATGTAAGCGCGCGGCAGTTGACGTGAATGTACTTGCTTTCTCCGTGCAGGGGCGGAGTAATAGTATGTAAGTAAATCTGcttgcacttaagtactccgtacttactgtacttagacTCCGGCAGATAAGTACAaacaagtaataataagtacaATAGCAATATGGCTACCAGGCGAGCACCTTCAGTGGGGGTGGCCATCAACTAGCGGGTTACACCAGTGGGCTCTATCAGTGGGCGCCTTATTATTCACGGAGTCCTACTTTTACTTAAATACCAGTGCTTAACGTGCAAGGCTGCAGCAATGTGCTGGGGGATAATAAACTTCCATTTCTCCAGTCCATCGTCAAACACTCGTGggcctacggagtatacaTCTCAGCATCGCTCGCCATTCTCCATCGTCAATACTTCCCGCACACCACGGAATATACAGCAGGgattttttatttttttttcgCATCACAGAAATGTTGTCGCCTTGCGCAGCCGTTGACGCCAACGGCACGAGCGAACATGGACCCTGAAAGTGATTactgcctcgacgaggatgactcTGAACGCTCCGATGGAGTTGCACAGCCGGATGAAACAGTGCTCTCGCCAAGGGAATCGAGCAAAGGAAAATTCAGCTCCCTCGAAAAACCAGGCAGCGATAGGACGGTCGTCGAAACAGATGACGACAAAGATGACGACAGCGAGAGAGTGACGGTCAAACGGCCTGCGAATGGCGCACCAGCCCATCGTCCTTTTAAGCGTCAACGGGGGATTGTCAACACCGACTACCTCGACATGCTCAACATGGACATTGACGACGCGGCGCAAAGAGTatgcctcgacgacgaagtcAACCTTCCGTCTGCGCAGATTGGACTCACCAGATGGTCGTCATTGGAAAAGCAGCAGTTGTTCGAGGCCATATCGCGGTTGGGGCGGCACGATGTATCGGGCATCGCAAACCGCGTCAGGAGCAAGAGCTTGATCGAGATCCAGCAGTACATCGGCTTCCTCCACGAAGCATGCAACGTCAAGAGAAAGGCCGACCGGCGATCGATCCTCGTGAGAGCAGAGTTcccggcggcggtcgagatGAGCCAGGCTTGTTGCCATGCGCAGGACGAGATTGCGGATGCCATATCTCTCCGCCAAGAGCAGCGTGAGACGCTGCGTGAAGAGACCATATGGGGCCCAAACTGGGATGTGactctcgccgtcgccgcaaaACTCagtgccgccgaggccgatcaGCCACCGCCCTTTAGCCAGCTTTTTACCCTCCGTCGGTGGCTCATGCTCTCGGAACGAATATTCATGAACTCGTCGATTCCGAGCAGCAACTGGAActacgtcgacgacgtgcgACCTTCGGTCCGGGCCACGGCGTTTGAAGACTTTCACTCGCTCACTGTATCCATCACGAGGCGGCTCGTCCAGGCCACCCTCTTCATCAGCATGTCGAGGATCCGGGCCAAGAGGGAACTTGTGGTCAGTACTCGAAGCGTCGTCACCCGCAAGGATGTCGAagcc of the Drechmeria coniospora strain ARSEF 6962 chromosome 01, whole genome shotgun sequence genome contains:
- a CDS encoding KH domain-containing protein, whose translation is MRHWSERMSPNFGMGRPNMPMNNNNLNSHPKNAPQLGGPMNVVQPADATIHYSFNVPLASDLAGPNTEDIVHATTDAVLRWTHPEDAPDDVQVHELPVHAQNLTHLRQLCADLCLGPLPIDAHVLSTSPKNGRGQQVTTVCLTGTPELVNKSRETILNEIPISMRCTTIDIDGNLVCDVQAGALKKPVVETLDYISSFCGVDIFLLGPKLTPMVDGMTGDSEMRMDQRWRVAIYGDMLSSEHAKARVLIHIDTLLGRIVDIVKVELPLHQIICGRHRKNIKLIESSTGTAIYFPPLFSQMYLYCPQNANRRDPSDIFITGDSPQAVDMAKQKLHETVLRTRLYLKDVTIPAAKIDSILLGRLDKVRKILEANGTYIMFPPLASQRTMVRVQGSEGLPVERTVRELMSLAGQFYAAGWYTQLPDQRQIPNLDETKTMLGEICANSDADISFDKMNFSVSGSDDAVKSALSVISDLRLVTQASCQIRVKIELANEHKEFVSGKKNGKINKIMGQSNVQIIFDGFNEYNFNIDVMAASYDSMKQGLALVEQEMPASISFHVPDQYHKRIIGIGGQHIQRIMKKHSVFVKFSNAMDRGGMCREDDDIKVDNVICRTPARNAQNLDAVKNEILEMVDRADSEYTSQVASVDRLYHRELIARLPQIDELEQKYNCKINFPSTEEASDEVTVTGPQWQVPHCVDEFLGMVPDKHELVLAQTVELAKFLESPDFANELVVKLKAQYEVEVTVRQTSDDVVEDGKSTVTLVWGFTRNNAGGLRDAIDFVQAQLAAGGVEANIVNGAIPRPKSDSFEDSLPYFDSKLLQHAPASLVVDSPIKAAFGAEVGRERSSILDRLRKPGSMTSISSFLDRRKNSSHSINANFFKGSSNVSKSSLISIESTRSFNADLNADRNPWNDSGVNLPDDDHPWAPRPISKHMDNKLAIPLPGDATPRHGARASADSGRPSTSHSINSGYPAPVGPFR
- a CDS encoding DEAD/DEAH box helicase, which produces MYDATYRCKMRLPLSRGADLAQMESLLLQAGRNAAPVGAQQQTEAARLPARVIFTQLIDRIHAHPNGGDRTLILAHRRELVEQAARHCQLAYPDKTIEIEMGSLHASGTSDITLASVQSLVSKDRLAKFDPSTFKLVLVDEAHHIVAPGYLKTLKHFGLDRKQKDSPSLIGVSATFSRFDGVKLGAAIDEIVYHRDYIDMIADKWLSDVIFTTVESSANLSKVKSGAFGDFQTGELSKVVNTDEVNDITVRSWLAKAPERKSTLVFCVDLAHVSGLTSKFRELGFDARFVTGDTPKMERAKILDDFKEGKFPVLVNCGVFTEGTDIPNVDCIVLARPTRSRNLLVQMIGRGMRLHPGKENCHVIDLVSSLATGIVTTPTLFGLDPNELVDKASAGDMRRMKDLESAEAGRQQDAHAGGPSPGASSSTAVTFTDYSSVIDLIADTSGERHIRTVSQNAWVQVGPERFVLSAPSGSYIRIERIAGSAPTSSASPTYRALEIRALPAGISKSPFAAPREILTAATFNDAVHGADSYAANAFPHTFIHRYQSWRSLPPTQGQLDFVNRLRGKGKALTAADLTKGKAADMITKLKHGARGQYTKIEAEQRRRERQAWAADAKENRERVRVGPLLA
- a CDS encoding Homeodomain-like protein, translated to MDPESDYCLDEDDSERSDGVAQPDETVLSPRESSKGKFSSLEKPGSDRTVVETDDDKDDDSERVTVKRPANGAPAHRPFKRQRGIVNTDYLDMLNMDIDDAAQRVCLDDEVNLPSAQIGLTRWSSLEKQQLFEAISRLGRHDVSGIANRVRSKSLIEIQQYIGFLHEACNVKRKADRRSILVRAEFPAAVEMSQACCHAQDEIADAISLRQEQRETLREETIWGPNWDVTLAVAAKLSAAEADQPPPFSQLFTLRRWLMLSERIFMNSSIPSSNWNYVDDVRPSVRATAFEDFHSLTVSITRRLVQATLFISMSRIRAKRELVVSTRSVVTRKDVEAAIASLGMSVDSRDWWRKSARRLRLAVCEEPLDRDADADDEPMTYDEVEAALREGEARGVDADPPASTAIPDGGADSVQDSDSDSDGGSNGDSTAEDDEPGKEEEFDIDCEAREILHYAAADLRDVASTRQALRRRIATERQQEEQADQCDRYASYQAETKMWKVLQRNPPAERATVYHARPLKRSILHVESIYPVRNEWTSQVDYCGEWETMDENGRA